A section of the Deltaproteobacteria bacterium genome encodes:
- a CDS encoding ABC transporter permease: MIRETIILALRAIRRNVLRSFLTILGVVIGVAAVITMVTLGNGATAQVTGEIASLGSNMLQVRPGQGFRGPGGVRSASDMFEIEDAEAIGREVYGIEAVAPTASTTAQVIYGNRNWSTSVMGGDNAYLEVRDWPVESGRLFAETELRSGKTVCIIGSTIVDELFGDGDPLGAYIRIGKLSCQVIGVLESKGQSSFGHDQDDTVIIPLRTLQRRIAGNTDVSAVYVSAMDGISTETVKKDIEVLMRERRRIASDQDDDFHVRDMQEIVSALTSTTKVLTALLGAVAAVSLLVGGIGIMNIMLVSVTERTREIGTRLAIGAREGEVLMQFLIEAVVLSSFGGVFGIILGLGGAALGALVLGMPFIVNPGIVVVAVVFSAAVGVIFGFFPARQAARLDPIEALRHE, from the coding sequence ATGATACGGGAAACCATCATACTGGCCCTGCGGGCGATCCGCCGTAACGTTCTCCGCTCGTTCCTGACCATCCTCGGTGTCGTCATCGGCGTGGCGGCCGTCATCACCATGGTTACCCTCGGGAACGGGGCCACGGCACAGGTGACCGGAGAGATCGCAAGCCTCGGCAGCAATATGCTCCAGGTGCGGCCGGGACAGGGATTCCGGGGGCCCGGGGGTGTGCGGTCGGCGTCGGACATGTTCGAGATCGAAGATGCCGAGGCGATCGGCCGTGAGGTGTACGGCATAGAAGCCGTTGCGCCGACGGCATCGACCACCGCCCAGGTCATCTACGGGAACAGAAACTGGTCCACGTCCGTTATGGGCGGCGACAATGCCTACCTGGAGGTGCGTGACTGGCCGGTGGAAAGCGGTCGCCTTTTCGCCGAAACCGAGCTCCGCTCAGGGAAAACGGTCTGTATCATCGGGAGCACCATCGTCGATGAGCTCTTTGGTGACGGGGACCCCCTGGGGGCATACATCCGTATCGGCAAGCTCTCCTGCCAGGTGATCGGTGTCCTTGAATCGAAGGGCCAGTCCAGCTTCGGCCATGACCAGGACGATACCGTCATCATTCCGCTCCGCACCCTGCAGAGACGGATCGCCGGAAACACTGATGTCAGCGCCGTTTATGTTTCCGCCATGGACGGGATCTCAACTGAAACGGTTAAAAAGGATATCGAGGTCCTGATGCGTGAGCGGCGCCGGATCGCCAGCGATCAAGACGACGATTTTCATGTTCGTGACATGCAGGAGATCGTGAGTGCCCTCACCAGCACGACAAAGGTCCTGACGGCTTTGCTGGGCGCGGTGGCGGCCGTGAGCCTCCTGGTCGGCGGCATCGGTATCATGAACATCATGCTCGTGTCCGTCACGGAGCGGACCCGGGAGATCGGGACCCGGCTGGCCATCGGCGCGCGGGAAGGCGAGGTCCTGATGCAGTTTCTTATCGAGGCCGTGGTCCTGTCTTCCTTCGGAGGTGTCTTCGGGATCATCCTGGGTCTTGGGGGTGCCGCCCTGGGTGCGCTGGTCCTGGGCATGCCCTTTATCGTAAACCCGGGGATCGTCGTTGTCGCCGTCGTCTTTTCGGCCGCCGTGGGCGTCATTTTCGGGTTCTTTCCCGCCCGCCAGGCGGCGCGCCTCGATCCGATCGAAGCGCTGCGGCATGAATAG